A single window of Nicotiana sylvestris chromosome 5, ASM39365v2, whole genome shotgun sequence DNA harbors:
- the LOC138869093 gene encoding secreted RxLR effector protein 161-like: protein MGELNFFLGLQVKQSPKGISICQQKYIRELLKRFDMEASKVIDTPIATATRLYMDETGSLVNQTMYRGIIGSLLYLTASKPDIVFSVGLCARFQSNPMESHLKAAKRILRYLKGTQDLVLYYPSSDSFNLIGYDDADYAGYLVARKSTSRMTHFLGSCLISWGTRKQNLVALSKTKAEYVVAASCCTQLLWIKQHLEDVPH, encoded by the coding sequence ATGGGGGAACTAAACTTCTttttgggtcttcaagtaaaacagtccccaaagggtatatccatttgtcagcaaaaatacatcagagaactcttgaaaaggtttgacatggaagcatcaaaggtaaTTGACACTCCCATTGCTACTGCCACTCGACTGTacatggatgaaactggatctcttgtgaatcaaaccatgtatagaggcattattgggtctctccTCTATCTCACTGCCAGTAAACCTGATATTGTTTTCAGTGTGGGGttatgtgcaaggtttcaatcaaatcccatggaatctcacttgaaggctgccaaaagaatactaagatatctcaaaggaacacaggacctggtGCTGTATTATCCATCAAGTGACAGTTTTAATCTGATTGGGTATGATGATGCAgattatgcaggttatcttgtggcTAGGAAAAGCACTTCTAGAATGACTCACTTCTTAGGttcatgtcttatctcttggggTACAAGGAAGCAAAATTTAGTGGCTCTTTCAAAAACTAAAGCTGAATATGTAGTTGCAGCATCCTGCTGCACTCAGCTTTTATGGATCAAGCAGCATCTGGAGGACGTACCCCACTGa